The genomic region ACCGCCGAGGAGATGGCCGACCCCGTCCATCCGTACATCCGGATCCGCGACGACGGGATCGTGGTCGCGTTCTCCAGCCAGATCGAGATGGGACAGGGCGCCCACACCGGGCTGGCGACGATCGTGGCGGAGGAGCTCGACGCGGACTTCGACTCGGTGCGCGTGGTCAACGCGGCCAACGGGGCGGGCCCCAAGGGCGACGTGTATGCGACCCCGTCAGGGGGCGGCGTCTTTCAACTCACCGGGGCGTCCACCACCACCATGGGAAACTGGGGCCGGTACCGGCTGGCGGCGGCCCAGGCCCGGGCCCGTCTCGTCGAGGCGGCGGCGGACGCCTGGGACGTGCCCCCCTCCGAGGTGGAGGTCGAGCGCGGCGTCCTGCGTCACCCCACCGGGAAGGAGGCGACCTTCGCCGGGCTGGCCGCGCCGGCCGAGCAGCTCCCCGTTCCCGACGGCGTGCAGCCGAAGGACCGGCCGCAGTACCGGCTGATCGGACGCGAGGGGCGGCTGCGCGTCGACACCGCCGCCAAGATCCTCGGTGACACCCGCTTCACCATCGACGTGACCCTCCCCGGGATCCTGACCGCGGTCGTGCTGCACCCGCCGCGCTTCGGGGCAGCGATCGCATCGGTCGATAACAGGACGGCGCTGGCCGAGCCCGGAGTCGTCGCGGTGGTTGCGATCGAGGAGGGAGTAGCCGTTGTCGGCGAGACCTACGCCGATGCGTGGCGTGGCGTCCACGCGCTGGTCGTCGACTGGGATGACACCAACGCCGAGCGGCGCAGCTCGGAGGAGCTGCTGGCCGAGCACGTCCGGTTGGTGGAGTCCGGCGAGAAGGCGGTGGTGTCCCGCGACGACGGCGACGTCGACCAAGCCCTGGCCGGCGCCGCCACCGTCGTGGATGCGCTGTACCAGCTGCCCTATCTCGCCCACGCGCCCATGGAACCGAACAACGCGGTGTGCCGGATGCGGGAGGACGGCGTCCTCGAGGTCTGGGCGGGCACCGAAGGGCCCATGTACACGCAGATGTCTGCCGCGCAGGCGGCGGGCATCGAGCAGGCCTGGGTCGAGGTCCACGTCACGTACGCAGGAGGCTCGTTCGGGCTCCACAGCACAGCCGAGCACGATCCGACCGCGGAGGCCGTGCAGGTCGCGCGCGCCCTGGGCTGGAAGCACCCGATCAAGCTGCAGTCGTCCCGGGAGGAGGAGTTCAAGGCCGGCTGGTATCGCCCGATGGTGGTCCATCGCGTGCGGGCCGGCGCGGACTCGACAGGCCACCTGACAGCCTTCCACCAGCAGATCGCCGCTGCTCCGGTGTCGGTGAACATGCCGGGCGTCCGCGACGTGATGTTCACCAACGGCGTGGACTTCTTCACGATCACCGGCGCCTCCGAGCCGCCATACGCGTATCCGAACTTCAGACTCGAGTCGACCAACGTCGAGACGGGCGTCCGGACGATGGTGTGGCGGTCGGTGGGGAACTCGCACACCGAGTTCGCCCGCGAGTCGGCGATCGACGAGCTCGCGATCGCCACCGGTCGCGACCCCGTCGACCTGCGCCGAGAGCTGCTCGCGGGCAGCCCGCGAACTCTGCGGGCGCTCGAGCTCGCGGCCGAGCTCTCCGGTTGGGGTTCCCCGATGCCGGAGGGCAGGGCGCGCGGCATCGTCTCCTCCGGCTTCCTCGGCCACAGCGCCCACGTCGTGGAGATCTCGCTCGACGACCGGCAGCGCATCCACATCGATCGGGTCGTCGCCGTCATCGACTGCGGGATCGTCGTCAACCCCGATCTGGTTCGCGCCCAGGTGGAGGGCGGCCTCGTCT from Candidatus Dormiibacterota bacterium harbors:
- a CDS encoding molybdopterin cofactor-binding domain-containing protein, translated to MKLRVNGADIEVDDRHAKTPLLWVLRDVLGMHGTKFGCGAGFCAACTVLIDGRNTKSCQTATERAVGRAVTTVEGASGRVVDAIRSAWHRGNVVQCGYCQPGQTLAAVALLSSEASPDDATIDEWMSGNLCRCGTYPRIRAAIHEAAGMLAAGTDPGPLTAPAEPEVRRLTAEEMADPVHPYIRIRDDGIVVAFSSQIEMGQGAHTGLATIVAEELDADFDSVRVVNAANGAGPKGDVYATPSGGGVFQLTGASTTTMGNWGRYRLAAAQARARLVEAAADAWDVPPSEVEVERGVLRHPTGKEATFAGLAAPAEQLPVPDGVQPKDRPQYRLIGREGRLRVDTAAKILGDTRFTIDVTLPGILTAVVLHPPRFGAAIASVDNRTALAEPGVVAVVAIEEGVAVVGETYADAWRGVHALVVDWDDTNAERRSSEELLAEHVRLVESGEKAVVSRDDGDVDQALAGAATVVDALYQLPYLAHAPMEPNNAVCRMREDGVLEVWAGTEGPMYTQMSAAQAAGIEQAWVEVHVTYAGGSFGLHSTAEHDPTAEAVQVARALGWKHPIKLQSSREEEFKAGWYRPMVVHRVRAGADSTGHLTAFHQQIAAAPVSVNMPGVRDVMFTNGVDFFTITGASEPPYAYPNFRLESTNVETGVRTMVWRSVGNSHTEFARESAIDELAIATGRDPVDLRRELLAGSPRTLRALELAAELSGWGSPMPEGRARGIVSSGFLGHSAHVVEISLDDRQRIHIDRVVAVIDCGIVVNPDLVRAQVEGGLVFGLSAAMWGEVVLGPGGEIVTQSFDRYPVMRMRSVPRIEVHLIESAEPPTGVGEISVPSSAPALANAVAALTGTRVRRLPLSNTVKFH